The window TCCGCCGCCAGCAGCACGAACGCAGTGCCCAGCAGCACGCCGATACCCGACAGCGCATAGGTGCCCATGATCGGAGAAAGCGCGGCAAGCCCCGGCCGGTCGAACGGACCGAGCAGCGCCATCGCAAAGGGATTCCACGGATAGCCGGTAAAGACCCAGCTGCGCAGCCATTCGGCAATGATCCATGCGCCCGCCAGCACAAGGGCAAAGCTCCAGCCCGGTCCGCTACGCACAGCCAGCCGCGCGGCAAGACCGGCGAGCGCGGGGTAGAGGCCGAGGTAGATCGCCAGCAGCGGCACCGCGAGCCAGCCGAGGAAAGCGGGCATTTCCGATTGATAGGTAAAGGCTGTCGCGATCCAGTTGTTGCCGAAAGTGAAATGCGCCCAGCCAAACAACCAGCCAAGCCAGAGCGCCTGCTTCCAGCTTTCACTGCGCGCAATCATCACGGCGAAAAGGCCCATCGCGATGAGAGCGACAGGCCACAGTCCGAGGGGCGCAAACCCCGTCGCAGCGAGCAGGCCAAGGCCGATCGACCACGCCCAAGCGCGGCGCGGCATCGCGTCGATAATCGGATAGCGCCTTTCGGGAGCCTGTGCAGCAGGAGCCGTCATGCCTGAGCCTTCATGCCCCCTGCCCGCCAGACTTGCGCGTGATTAGCCTACTGCCTCGAGCGCTTCTTCGCCGTCATCCTTCGGCTTGCGGCGCGGCTTCAGGCCCCTGCGAGCCTTGGGCGCTTCGTCGCCAGCAGCAGCGTCATCGCCCCGCGCAATTGCCGGCGGCAGCACGCCGGGATCAAGGTTGCCGGCGTCATCGGTAGCGACCTCGTCCTTCTTCTTGCGTGGCTGGCGAGCCTTGCGCTCTTTCTTCGGCTTTTCATCATCGCGGTTGAAGGGATTGTCATCATCCCCCTGATCGCCGCTTTCGCCTTCCTGCCCGCTGTCCTGATCGGGGTCGCCCTTGCGCGGACGACTGTTCTTGCGGCCGCGCGGCTTCTTGTCGTTCTGACGATCATTCTGGCGATCGTCCTGACCGTCATCATCGTCGTCATCGGAGGAATTATCCTGCCCGCGATCGTTATTGCGCTTGGCCTGCGCCTCTTCCTTCTGCGCCTTTGCATCAGCGATGACGCGGAAGTAGTGATCGGCGAACTGCAGGTAATATTCGGTCTGCACCCGGTCGTCATTCAGCTGCGCTTCCTGCGCCAGCTTCTTGTACTTGTCGAGCAGCTGCGGGGCATTGCCACGCGCGCGGCTGTCGATCCGGTTGTTCTGCATGGGGTTGCCGCCGCCACGATTGTTGTTGCGACCACCACCACGGCGACGATTGTTATTGCGATTGCTATTCAAAGGAACTTCGCTTCCTTGTTGCGATCCCCGGCCTTTTCGGCGCGACGATTTGCGCTTTTGCGCAAGGCACCCAAACGGGTGCGTGTTAGCCCTTCACCTGCATAGTCCTGTGGCGGTCATCCCGCCTCAGCCAACAAATGTCGGTAGTTGCGGCGGAGAGCAAATCTGTCTGCATCTCCTGCCTGATTCGATAGCTAACTACTCGATTCGGCTTTGCCAAGCCTTAATCGCAAGATCACCGCACGATCGCGCCCGGCCAGATCCTGGCGGACTTGCGCGGAAAATCCGTGATTGTTCGCTATTTCAGATACTTGCGCTTCTTGATTAGCTCCGATCTCGAGCACCGCGACGCCATTTTCTGTCAACAGATCGGGCAGCTGCGGTATCAATATCCGGTAATCATCGAGTCCATCTGCGCCAGCAAACAGCGCTTCGGCAGGTTCATAATTGCGCACATTGGGCGCAAGATCGGCATCGGTCTCGACATAGGGCGGATTGGCAATGATGAGGTCGAACCGGCCCAGCTCGTCGGCCCAGCCCGCTTGCGTCCAGTCGCCCGGACGAATGTCGGCACGGCCGGCGAGACCCAGTTCCTGAGCATTCCTGCTGGCGATGGCACGCGCGGGCTGCGAGCGTTCGATGCCGATTCCCTGCGCCTCGGGCAGCTCGGCCAGCAGCGTCAGCAGCAGCGCGCCGGAGCCTGTACCAAGATCGAGCACACGCCGCGCATCGGGTGCTGCGCTCAGCGCCGCGTCGACGACACTCTCGCTGTCAGCGCGGGGGATCAGGACGGCGGGAGTGACGCGAAACGGGCGCCCGTAAAACTCCTGTTCGCCGATGATATGGGCGACCGGCTCATGCTGCGCGCGGCGGTCGAGAAAGTCCGCGAACGAAGCGGGGGTGGCTTTGTCCTGATGCCGCAGCAACAGGTCCGAACGCGAACAGCCGAGCGCATGCGCCATCAGCAATTCGGCATCCAGACGCGGCGTATCGCTGGTGTTGCTGAGCAGCTTGGCAGCCTGAATAAGCGTTGTCCTGACTGTTGCCATACCCCGTTCCGTTCGTTCTGAGCTTGTCGAAGGGCGACCGCGCCAACGCCCTTCGACAAGCTCAGGACGAACGGCTGTTGGTTTAATCCGCAAGCGCCGCCAGCCGCTTGGCCTCGTCCTCGGCGATCAGCGCATCGGTCAGCTCGCTCAGCCCTGGTCCAGCGAGCACTTCATCGAGCTTGTGCAGCGTCAGCCCGATCCGGTGATCGGTCACGCGGCCTTGCGGGAAATTATAGGTGCGAATGCGTTCGGAGCGGTCGCCGCTGCCGACCATCGCCTTGCGCGCCTCGGCCTCGGCCCCATGAGCCTCCTCGCGCCGCTTTTCGTAAAGCCGCGCGCGCAGCACTTTCATCGCCTTGTCCCGGTTCTTGTGCTGGCTGCGCTCGTCCTGCATCGCGACGACAATGCCGGTGGGCACGTGGGTGATCCGCACCGCGCTATCGGTGGTGTTGACGTGCTGTCCGCCCGCACCGCTGGAGCGGTAGATGTCGATGCGCAGGTCGTTGTCGTCGATCGAAACATCGACCTCGGTCGGCTCTGGCAGCACCGCAACGGTCGCCGCGCTGGTGTGGATGCGCCCGCCGCTTTCGGTGACAGGCACGCGCTGTACGCGGTGCACGCCGCTCTCGAATTTCATTTTGGCGAACACGCCTGAGCCGGTGACGTTCGCCACGATTTCCTTGAAGCCGCCGACTTCGGCTGCGTTCATGCTCACCGGCTCAACTTTCCAGCC is drawn from Aurantiacibacter sp. MUD61 and contains these coding sequences:
- the prfA gene encoding peptide chain release factor 1; its protein translation is MTIPAERLHQIANRFAELEARMASGQLEGEAFVQASRDYAELEPVAKSAAEVQAMREEIAGLTEMLADPEMKAMAEEELETLKKALPQAERALSIAMLPKDSADQRPAMLEIRAGTGGDEAALFAGDLFRMYERYAAENGWKVEPVSMNAAEVGGFKEIVANVTGSGVFAKMKFESGVHRVQRVPVTESGGRIHTSAATVAVLPEPTEVDVSIDDNDLRIDIYRSSGAGGQHVNTTDSAVRITHVPTGIVVAMQDERSQHKNRDKAMKVLRARLYEKRREEAHGAEAEARKAMVGSGDRSERIRTYNFPQGRVTDHRIGLTLHKLDEVLAGPGLSELTDALIAEDEAKRLAALAD
- a CDS encoding DUF4167 domain-containing protein, encoding MNSNRNNNRRRGGGRNNNRGGGNPMQNNRIDSRARGNAPQLLDKYKKLAQEAQLNDDRVQTEYYLQFADHYFRVIADAKAQKEEAQAKRNNDRGQDNSSDDDDDDGQDDRQNDRQNDKKPRGRKNSRPRKGDPDQDSGQEGESGDQGDDDNPFNRDDEKPKKERKARQPRKKKDEVATDDAGNLDPGVLPPAIARGDDAAAGDEAPKARRGLKPRRKPKDDGEEALEAVG
- the prmC gene encoding peptide chain release factor N(5)-glutamine methyltransferase, which gives rise to MATVRTTLIQAAKLLSNTSDTPRLDAELLMAHALGCSRSDLLLRHQDKATPASFADFLDRRAQHEPVAHIIGEQEFYGRPFRVTPAVLIPRADSESVVDAALSAAPDARRVLDLGTGSGALLLTLLAELPEAQGIGIERSQPARAIASRNAQELGLAGRADIRPGDWTQAGWADELGRFDLIIANPPYVETDADLAPNVRNYEPAEALFAGADGLDDYRILIPQLPDLLTENGVAVLEIGANQEAQVSEIANNHGFSAQVRQDLAGRDRAVILRLRLGKAESSS